The following are encoded in a window of Gemmatimonadota bacterium genomic DNA:
- the rpsG gene encoding 30S ribosomal protein S7, which yields MSRRKKSVKRVILPDARYDSQTVSKFINVLMYQGKKAVGERIFYGAMDLVEARTQQPGVNVFKQALTNLKPVVEVKSRRVGGATYQVPVEVRPERRTALAMRWLISYSRDRNEKSMAEKLAAEVIAASKGEGNAVKKKEDTHRMAEANKAFAHYRW from the coding sequence GTGAGCCGCCGCAAGAAGAGTGTAAAGCGTGTCATTCTCCCCGACGCGCGCTACGACAGCCAGACGGTGTCGAAGTTCATCAACGTCCTGATGTATCAGGGGAAGAAGGCCGTGGGCGAGCGCATTTTCTACGGGGCGATGGATCTCGTGGAAGCGCGCACGCAGCAGCCGGGCGTGAATGTGTTCAAGCAGGCGCTGACGAATCTGAAGCCGGTGGTGGAAGTGAAGAGCCGCCGCGTTGGCGGTGCCACGTACCAGGTGCCAGTCGAAGTGCGTCCCGAGCGCCGTACGGCGCTGGCGATGCGCTGGCTGATCAGCTATTCGCGCGACCGCAACGAAAAGTCGATGGCCGAGAAGTTGGCGGCGGAAGTGATTGCGGCGAGCAAGGGCGAAGGCAACGCCGTCAAGAAAAAGGAAGACACGCACCGCATGGCAGAAGCGAACAAGGCGTTCGCGCACTACCGCTGGTAG
- a CDS encoding MFS transporter, with protein sequence MTDTPRVIRRSAVVSWILYDVANVIFTMGVLSLYFPVFVRERVGAARADSVLGAVTSVAMGLMFLLSPLLGAMTDRARRRMPFLIWATLISCGATAVMTRGPFWLTVILFVIANGGYQAGVQFYDSMLPEVSTEENRGRINGLAVGLGYLGSYIAVALGFLFPGDKTSVFQAIALLFLLIALPCFFLVQERGNPNPRPIFRPSAIIEAVGETFTTLKSGRRFPGLLRFLIGRAFYTDAINTVIAFMTLYTVNVAIGTGLSAEAGEARAKLVLTSAITTAILGGVLWGQVVDRIGPKKTLNIILSCWLVTFALAACIGLFRLPISWLYVVACGAGMSLGGTWAADRPYMLRLTPPDRVGEFYGLYSMVGRFSAVTGPALWGLTTYVTVERMGMPVLTGQAFAILILLAMVVAGVVILRPVTDEPRDWAALAHADEGVR encoded by the coding sequence ATGACCGACACTCCCCGCGTCATCCGCCGCAGTGCCGTCGTGAGCTGGATTCTCTACGACGTGGCCAATGTGATTTTTACCATGGGCGTGCTCTCGCTCTACTTCCCCGTGTTTGTGCGAGAGCGCGTGGGAGCGGCGCGCGCCGACTCCGTCCTCGGCGCCGTGACCTCCGTAGCGATGGGGTTGATGTTCCTGCTCAGCCCGCTGCTCGGCGCGATGACCGATCGCGCCCGCCGCCGCATGCCGTTCCTGATATGGGCCACGCTGATCTCGTGTGGCGCGACGGCCGTGATGACACGGGGTCCGTTTTGGCTAACGGTGATTCTCTTCGTGATTGCCAACGGCGGGTATCAAGCCGGCGTCCAGTTTTACGATTCAATGCTTCCTGAAGTGAGTACCGAGGAGAACCGCGGGCGTATCAACGGACTCGCGGTGGGGCTCGGATACCTCGGATCGTACATTGCCGTGGCGCTCGGCTTTCTGTTTCCGGGTGACAAGACCAGCGTGTTTCAGGCGATCGCGCTGTTGTTCTTGCTCATTGCGCTCCCCTGTTTCTTTTTGGTTCAAGAGCGCGGGAATCCGAATCCACGTCCCATTTTTCGCCCAAGCGCGATCATCGAGGCCGTTGGAGAGACCTTCACGACGCTGAAGTCTGGCCGGCGGTTTCCCGGGCTGCTGCGCTTCTTGATTGGACGCGCGTTCTATACCGACGCCATCAACACCGTGATTGCCTTCATGACGCTGTACACGGTGAACGTGGCCATCGGCACGGGGCTCAGTGCTGAAGCGGGCGAGGCGCGCGCCAAGCTCGTGCTGACCAGCGCGATCACCACCGCGATTCTCGGCGGCGTCCTGTGGGGCCAGGTGGTGGATCGCATCGGACCAAAAAAGACGCTCAATATCATTCTCTCCTGTTGGCTCGTCACGTTCGCGCTCGCGGCGTGCATAGGACTCTTCCGGCTCCCCATCAGCTGGCTGTACGTGGTAGCCTGCGGCGCAGGGATGTCGCTTGGCGGCACGTGGGCCGCCGACCGCCCCTACATGCTGCGCCTCACGCCGCCGGATCGCGTCGGGGAGTTCTACGGTTTGTATAGCATGGTCGGCCGGTTCTCGGCCGTCACCGGCCCCGCGCTGTGGGGGCTTACGACCTACGTGACGGTAGAGCGGATGGGGATGCCCGTACTCACGGGGCAGGCCTTTGCCATTCTGATTCTGTTGGCGATGGTGGTGGCGGGCGTGGTGATTCTGCGCCCCGTTACCGATGAGCCGCGCGACTGGGCCGCGCTCGCGCACGCCGACGAGGGCGTACGGTAG
- the fusA gene encoding elongation factor G, protein MARTTELKYYRNIGIMAHIDAGKTTTTERILYYTGKSHKIGEVHDGAATMDWMEQEQERGITITSAATTCFWKRHGQTQDTGSATGPEYRINIIDTPGHVDFTVEVERSLRVLDGAVALLDSVAGVEPQTETVWRQADRYRVPRMIFANKMDRTGANFYRCMDMIRDRLSKDAHALQLPVGSGELFTGHIDVIERKQYIFDNETLGKTFTVTDVPDDMKELVEKTRHELVEAAIQYDDELIQKYLDGEVLTDDEIRHAIRSATVKMHFVPVLCGASFKNKGVQALLDAVIDFLPSPQDVPPMQGHLPSHDETFVTREVDDAAPFSALAFKIATDPFVGRLTFFRVYSGVLKSGAHLFNASKDKRERIGRLLQMHANKREEIEEVRAGDIAAAIGLKEARTGDTLCDEDHPIILEAMKFPTPVIDVAVEPKTKADQDKMGIALSKLAEEDPTFRVHTDAETGQTIISGMGELHLEIIVDRMMREFKVDANVGRPQVAYRETIRDRVNKIEGKFIRQSGGKGQYGHCVINAMPAEHGHGFVFEDKISGGVIPREYIKPIEAGIKEALENGVLAGYPMVDVKVELIFGSYHDVDSSEMAFKIAGSMAIKEAARQAHPVLLEPMMNVEVVTPEAYMGDVLGDISSRRGKVGGMTQRGEAQAIAATVPLSEMFGYSTKLRSMTQGRAVYSMEFAHYDEVPKAKAEEIVAKAKQ, encoded by the coding sequence ATGGCTCGCACCACCGAACTGAAGTACTACCGCAATATCGGCATCATGGCCCACATCGATGCCGGTAAGACCACGACGACTGAGCGCATTCTCTATTACACGGGGAAGTCGCACAAGATCGGCGAGGTGCACGATGGTGCGGCTACGATGGATTGGATGGAGCAGGAGCAGGAACGCGGCATCACGATTACGTCGGCCGCGACGACGTGCTTCTGGAAGCGCCACGGTCAGACGCAGGACACGGGTTCGGCGACGGGCCCCGAGTACCGCATCAACATCATCGACACCCCGGGCCACGTGGACTTCACCGTCGAAGTGGAGCGCTCGCTCCGCGTCCTTGACGGCGCCGTCGCGTTGCTCGACTCAGTAGCCGGTGTGGAGCCGCAGACCGAAACGGTGTGGCGCCAGGCGGATCGGTACCGCGTGCCGCGCATGATTTTCGCGAACAAGATGGACCGTACGGGCGCCAACTTCTACCGCTGCATGGACATGATCCGTGACCGGCTGTCGAAGGATGCGCATGCCCTGCAGCTTCCGGTGGGTTCGGGCGAGCTGTTCACCGGTCACATCGACGTCATCGAACGCAAGCAGTACATCTTTGATAACGAGACGCTGGGTAAGACCTTCACGGTCACCGACGTCCCGGACGACATGAAGGAACTCGTCGAGAAGACGCGCCACGAGTTGGTGGAGGCCGCGATTCAGTACGACGACGAACTCATCCAGAAGTATCTCGATGGGGAGGTGTTGACGGACGACGAAATCCGTCACGCCATTCGTTCGGCAACGGTGAAGATGCATTTTGTGCCGGTGCTCTGCGGCGCCTCGTTTAAGAACAAGGGTGTGCAGGCGTTGCTCGACGCCGTGATCGACTTCCTGCCGTCGCCGCAGGATGTGCCGCCGATGCAGGGGCACCTCCCGTCGCACGACGAGACGTTCGTGACGCGCGAAGTGGACGATGCGGCGCCGTTCTCGGCGTTGGCGTTCAAGATCGCGACCGATCCGTTCGTCGGCCGTCTGACGTTCTTCCGTGTGTACTCGGGCGTGCTGAAGTCCGGCGCGCACTTGTTCAACGCGTCGAAGGACAAGCGCGAACGCATTGGCCGTTTGCTGCAGATGCACGCGAACAAGCGTGAAGAGATCGAAGAAGTGCGCGCGGGCGACATCGCCGCCGCGATCGGTCTGAAGGAAGCGCGCACGGGCGACACGCTGTGCGACGAAGATCATCCGATCATTCTCGAGGCGATGAAGTTCCCGACGCCCGTCATCGACGTTGCGGTTGAGCCGAAGACCAAGGCCGACCAGGACAAGATGGGTATCGCGCTCTCGAAGCTGGCCGAAGAAGACCCCACGTTCCGCGTCCACACGGATGCCGAGACGGGACAGACGATCATTTCGGGGATGGGTGAGTTGCACCTCGAAATCATCGTGGACCGCATGATGCGCGAGTTCAAGGTGGACGCGAACGTCGGTCGTCCGCAGGTCGCCTATCGCGAAACGATTCGCGACCGGGTCAACAAGATTGAAGGCAAGTTCATCCGTCAGTCGGGTGGTAAGGGCCAGTACGGCCACTGCGTCATCAACGCGATGCCGGCCGAGCATGGGCACGGGTTTGTGTTTGAAGACAAGATTTCCGGCGGCGTGATTCCGCGTGAATACATCAAGCCGATCGAAGCGGGCATCAAGGAAGCTCTCGAGAACGGTGTGCTGGCGGGTTACCCGATGGTGGACGTGAAGGTCGAACTGATTTTCGGTTCGTACCATGACGTCGACTCCAGCGAAATGGCGTTCAAAATCGCCGGTTCCATGGCGATCAAGGAAGCCGCACGGCAGGCGCATCCCGTCCTGCTTGAGCCGATGATGAATGTCGAAGTCGTGACGCCCGAGGCGTATATGGGCGACGTACTCGGCGACATCTCGAGCCGCCGCGGCAAAGTGGGGGGCATGACACAGCGTGGCGAAGCGCAAGCGATCGCCGCGACGGTGCCGCTCTCCGAAATGTTTGGGTACTCGACGAAGCTCCGGTCCATGACGCAGGGGCGCGCCGTATACTCGATGGAGTTTGCGCATTACGACGAAGTACCGAAGGCGAAGGCAGAAGAGATCGTCGCGAAGGCAAAGCAGTAG
- the rpsL gene encoding 30S ribosomal protein S12: MPTINQLVRQSRRAVVAKDKAPALKANPFKRGVCTRVYTTTPKKPNSALRKVARIRLTNGFEVTAYIPGEGHNLQEHSIVLIRGGRVKDLPGVRYHIVRGKLDASGVAGRNKSRSKYGTKKPKAGAATGGKK, from the coding sequence ATGCCGACGATTAACCAGCTCGTTCGCCAGAGCCGTCGGGCCGTTGTCGCCAAAGACAAGGCTCCTGCGCTCAAGGCGAACCCCTTCAAGCGGGGCGTGTGCACTCGCGTGTACACCACCACCCCGAAGAAGCCGAACTCCGCGCTCCGTAAGGTTGCGCGTATCCGTTTGACCAACGGATTCGAAGTCACCGCCTACATCCCGGGCGAAGGCCACAACCTGCAGGAGCACTCGATTGTGCTCATTCGCGGCGGCCGTGTAAAGGATTTGCCGGGTGTGCGCTACCATATCGTACGTGGCAAGCTCGACGCCTCTGGCGTCGCGGGCCGCAACAAGAGCCGTTCCAAGTACGGCACCAAAAAGCCGAAGGCTGGCGCCGCCACCGGAGGTAAGAAGTGA
- a CDS encoding 1-acyl-sn-glycerol-3-phosphate acyltransferase, with product MLGAVAWRRFTRRAARGAVRRFRARVDRFKLTSKSYISEALLSDETITAAVRAHATEHRMPEAAVWKRVRVYVDEIVPVFNLLAYYEYGISLSRAVINLFYRTEVRHARRESFDALPRESIVIYLMNHRSNADYVFAGYALAGQVAISYAVGEWARVFPLEYIFKSFGSYFIRRRYREPLYHTVLERYVQLITRNGVTQGIFPEGGLTRDGRLRPAKIGLFDYILGVAREPGFLERMYIVPVAINYDRVLEDRTLLRELRAQGGERTTGRLAQAWEVGRFTGWNVWRLVARRWKRYGTAAVVIGEPVPVQPWVEALHARGCDLFSLERHERLAEVQVMADDVMQRIGAIIPVPPVPLVCAALQTFENEYIGRRALLDRISELRTSLLHNAHHVLAPDEPVDDTLDRAYELLRMRRVIARTGEGYLILPKGRELVSYYANSVAHLLGEFERAVRLRDELPIDSLN from the coding sequence GTGCTCGGCGCGGTGGCGTGGCGCCGCTTTACGCGGCGCGCGGCGCGCGGTGCGGTGCGCCGTTTCCGGGCGCGCGTGGATCGCTTCAAACTCACGAGTAAGTCGTACATCTCGGAGGCGTTGCTTTCCGACGAAACAATTACCGCGGCCGTGCGCGCCCACGCCACCGAACACCGCATGCCAGAAGCGGCGGTGTGGAAACGCGTGCGTGTGTATGTGGACGAGATCGTCCCCGTGTTCAACCTGCTCGCGTATTACGAGTACGGGATTTCGCTCTCGCGTGCGGTGATCAATCTGTTTTACCGCACCGAGGTACGGCACGCACGGCGCGAATCGTTTGATGCGCTCCCACGCGAGTCGATTGTGATTTATCTGATGAACCACCGATCGAACGCGGACTATGTGTTCGCCGGCTACGCGCTTGCGGGGCAGGTGGCCATCTCGTACGCCGTTGGGGAGTGGGCGCGTGTCTTTCCGCTCGAATACATCTTCAAGAGTTTTGGTTCGTACTTCATTCGCCGCCGGTACCGGGAGCCGCTGTATCACACTGTGCTTGAGCGCTACGTGCAGCTCATCACGCGCAACGGCGTCACGCAGGGAATTTTTCCCGAGGGCGGGCTCACCCGCGACGGCCGACTGCGTCCGGCGAAGATCGGACTCTTCGACTACATCCTTGGCGTGGCGCGCGAGCCCGGGTTTCTCGAGCGGATGTATATCGTGCCGGTGGCAATCAACTACGATCGCGTGCTCGAAGACCGCACGCTGTTGCGCGAGTTACGCGCGCAGGGCGGTGAGCGCACCACGGGCCGGCTCGCGCAGGCGTGGGAGGTGGGGCGTTTTACGGGATGGAATGTGTGGCGTCTCGTGGCGCGGCGCTGGAAGCGGTACGGCACGGCGGCCGTGGTGATCGGCGAGCCCGTGCCGGTGCAACCGTGGGTCGAAGCGTTACATGCGCGCGGCTGTGATTTGTTTTCGCTCGAGCGGCACGAGCGTTTAGCCGAGGTGCAGGTGATGGCCGACGATGTGATGCAGCGTATTGGCGCGATCATTCCGGTGCCGCCGGTCCCGCTGGTATGTGCGGCGTTGCAAACCTTCGAGAACGAGTACATCGGACGGCGCGCACTGCTCGATCGCATTAGCGAACTGCGGACGTCGCTGTTGCACAACGCACACCACGTGCTGGCGCCGGACGAGCCCGTGGACGACACGCTTGATCGGGCGTATGAGTTATTGCGGATGCGTCGCGTGATCGCGCGCACCGGTGAGGGGTATTTGATCTTGCCGAAGGGGAGAGAGTTGGTGAGCTACTATGCCAACTCCGTGGCTCATCTGCTTGGCGAGTTTGAGCGAGCGGTCCGCCTGCGCGACGAGTTGCCGATTGACTCGCTCAACTGA
- the tuf gene encoding elongation factor Tu, whose product MAKAKFERTKPHVNVGTIGHVDHGKTTLTAALTKLSFDLGYGTKYIAYDQVAKASESQGRRDPTKILTIATSHVEYETGNRHYAHVDCPGHADYVKNMITGAAQMDGAILVVSAVDGPMPQTREHILLARQVNVPKIVVFLNKCDLVEDSELLDLVELEVRELLSKYNYDGDNAPVIRGAAMRAIDGEKQWVDKIQELYDAIDTWIPQPVREVDKPFLMPVEDVFSITGRGTVATGRIERGKIKTGDEIELVGFGSTKKSIVTGVEMFRKLLDDGQAGDNVGLLLRGVDKNDIERGMVLAKPGSIPPHTKFEAEVYVLTKDEGGRHTPFFKGYRPQFYLRTTDVTGNIELPAGTEMVMPGDNIQMVIELITPVAMEEQLRFAIREGGRTVGAGVVTKILA is encoded by the coding sequence ATGGCCAAGGCAAAGTTCGAGCGCACGAAGCCGCACGTGAACGTCGGTACGATCGGACACGTCGACCACGGCAAGACGACCCTTACGGCGGCACTGACCAAGTTGTCGTTCGATTTGGGTTACGGCACCAAGTACATCGCGTATGACCAGGTCGCGAAGGCGTCGGAATCGCAGGGTCGTCGTGACCCCACGAAGATTCTGACGATCGCGACCTCGCACGTCGAGTACGAGACGGGCAACCGTCACTACGCGCACGTCGACTGCCCAGGTCACGCCGATTACGTCAAGAACATGATCACGGGTGCCGCGCAGATGGACGGCGCGATCCTGGTGGTGAGCGCGGTTGACGGCCCGATGCCGCAGACGCGCGAGCACATCCTCCTGGCTCGCCAGGTGAACGTGCCGAAGATCGTCGTGTTCCTGAACAAGTGCGATCTCGTCGAAGATTCCGAACTGCTGGATCTCGTCGAACTTGAGGTGCGCGAGCTCCTCTCGAAGTACAACTATGATGGCGACAACGCCCCGGTGATTCGTGGCGCGGCCATGCGTGCGATTGACGGCGAGAAGCAGTGGGTCGACAAGATCCAGGAGCTTTACGACGCGATCGACACCTGGATTCCGCAGCCGGTGCGCGAAGTTGACAAGCCGTTCTTGATGCCGGTCGAAGACGTGTTCTCGATCACCGGTCGTGGCACGGTGGCGACGGGCCGTATTGAGCGTGGCAAGATCAAGACGGGCGACGAAATCGAACTGGTTGGCTTCGGCTCGACCAAGAAGTCGATCGTGACGGGCGTCGAAATGTTCCGCAAGCTCCTCGACGACGGTCAGGCGGGCGACAACGTCGGCCTCCTGCTCCGCGGCGTGGACAAGAACGACATCGAACGCGGCATGGTGTTGGCGAAGCCGGGCTCGATTCCTCCGCACACGAAGTTCGAAGCGGAAGTGTACGTCCTCACGAAGGATGAAGGCGGCCGTCACACGCCGTTCTTCAAGGGCTATCGCCCGCAGTTCTACCTTCGCACGACGGACGTGACGGGGAACATCGAGTTGCCGGCCGGCACGGAGATGGTGATGCCGGGCGACAACATCCAGATGGTCATCGAGCTCATCACCCCGGTCGCGATGGAAGAGCAGCTCCGCTTCGCGATTCGTGAAGGTGGCCGCACGGTGGGCGCTGGCGTCGTGACCAAGATCCTCGCGTAA